The following are encoded in a window of Pseudalgibacter alginicilyticus genomic DNA:
- a CDS encoding PAS domain-containing protein, with amino-acid sequence MKSNVLYLFLKKPLVAGLSTFILLFIITQYIAYQQYLINENEQKKEINNQVDLIEEKLHTLIMYSYSATKSLAYIVERNGIPTDFDNIAIELLARNKYFNVVELVDGNGVITHVYPLKNNNVIGLNILTRSESSSGAKTTINRKDFFISGPVNLKQGGIGIISRQPIFIDNEFSGFSAVVTKLSTFLNDLNIDTTNNRFIYQLSRVNFETGNEEFFLEKDMSSFKEYAVPIEIPSGEWKLYVVPAQRTLNEAIWFAIFGFVITIFGSWGAWFFVGQSERLNKLIKDKLVEQETQLKLIYETTKKQIKKSELNLIKAQQIAKLGSWEFDIKKKDMSWSKEMYRIFEKDPKQFEVNQESMLSVVHPDDRDLLFNTYNYSVKNKKPFKITFRLKFDGRRIKYVEKQGETIYDTNQVPKKSFGTIQDVTDRKKNELELKNSELLYRSLTTNAPVAIFNLNEVGECTYVNEQWIKYSGLTFTEAMGDGWQNALHPDDKVRVLSELQKAIKTNMAFKSEMRFQDKKGNIRYLSVKITKLFDANNNIYGHIGIASDITERIENEKELLNYKNNLEELVSLRTEELNDSKDALLNLLEDINSQSIELEKEKIKAQSADLMKSAFLATMSHELRTPMNSIIGFTSILLKEFAGPLNEEQLKQIGMVKKSGQHLLGLINDVLDISKIEAGELKVSNYPFNYVVSLQKTVDFLIPQALKKGLNIESEISETNIPIVSDERRVEQVLLNLLSNAIKFSNEGVIRVKVDVKDNLVVTQVIDQGIGISKKDINKLFVPFIQLEGGLSRSHEGTGLGLAISKNLILKLGGTIQVESKLGVGSTFTFTLPL; translated from the coding sequence ATGAAAAGTAATGTTCTTTATCTTTTTTTAAAAAAACCTTTAGTTGCAGGTTTATCAACTTTTATATTGCTATTTATTATTACCCAATATATTGCATATCAACAATATTTAATAAATGAAAATGAGCAAAAAAAGGAAATAAATAATCAAGTAGATTTAATAGAAGAGAAATTACATACATTAATCATGTACAGCTATTCTGCAACTAAATCTTTGGCTTATATTGTTGAAAGAAATGGCATTCCTACTGATTTTGATAATATAGCCATTGAATTATTAGCTAGAAATAAATATTTTAATGTTGTAGAATTAGTAGATGGTAATGGCGTTATAACTCATGTGTATCCACTAAAAAACAACAATGTAATAGGACTTAATATTTTAACAAGGTCTGAGTCAAGCAGTGGAGCCAAAACGACTATTAATAGGAAAGATTTTTTTATTTCAGGACCGGTTAATTTAAAACAAGGAGGTATAGGTATAATAAGTCGGCAGCCCATTTTTATAGATAATGAGTTTTCTGGATTTTCAGCCGTTGTTACCAAGCTTTCCACTTTTTTAAATGACTTAAATATTGATACTACTAATAATCGTTTTATTTATCAATTATCAAGAGTTAATTTTGAAACAGGAAATGAAGAATTCTTTTTAGAAAAAGACATGTCTTCTTTTAAAGAATATGCTGTACCAATTGAAATACCTTCTGGTGAATGGAAATTATACGTTGTTCCAGCCCAACGCACACTTAATGAGGCAATATGGTTTGCTATATTTGGGTTTGTAATTACAATTTTTGGTAGTTGGGGAGCATGGTTTTTTGTTGGACAATCAGAAAGATTAAATAAATTAATTAAAGATAAATTAGTAGAACAAGAAACTCAATTAAAATTAATTTATGAAACCACTAAAAAACAAATAAAAAAAAGTGAATTAAACTTAATTAAAGCACAACAGATTGCTAAACTTGGAAGTTGGGAATTTGACATTAAAAAGAAGGATATGTCTTGGTCTAAAGAAATGTATCGAATATTTGAAAAAGACCCTAAGCAATTTGAAGTCAATCAAGAGTCCATGCTAAGTGTTGTTCATCCTGATGATAGAGATTTACTATTTAATACATACAATTATTCAGTTAAAAACAAGAAGCCTTTTAAAATCACTTTTCGCCTAAAGTTTGATGGTAGACGAATTAAATATGTTGAAAAACAAGGAGAAACAATTTATGATACAAACCAAGTTCCTAAAAAATCTTTTGGTACAATACAAGATGTAACAGATAGAAAAAAGAATGAACTAGAGTTGAAAAATAGTGAGCTCTTATACCGTAGTCTTACTACTAATGCACCCGTTGCTATTTTTAATTTAAATGAAGTTGGAGAATGTACCTATGTAAATGAGCAATGGATAAAATACTCTGGATTGACTTTTACTGAAGCTATGGGAGATGGTTGGCAAAATGCTTTACATCCTGATGATAAAGTTCGTGTTTTAAGTGAATTGCAAAAAGCAATAAAAACAAATATGGCCTTTAAGTCTGAAATGCGATTCCAAGATAAAAAGGGTAACATTAGATATCTTTCTGTAAAAATCACAAAACTATTTGATGCAAATAACAATATTTATGGTCATATTGGTATTGCGTCCGACATTACTGAGAGAATTGAAAACGAAAAAGAATTATTAAACTATAAAAATAATTTAGAGGAGTTAGTAAGCTTGAGAACAGAAGAGCTTAATGATAGTAAAGATGCTTTATTAAACCTTTTAGAAGATATAAATTCTCAATCCATTGAATTAGAAAAAGAAAAAATAAAAGCACAGTCGGCAGACTTAATGAAGTCTGCTTTTTTAGCAACCATGTCACACGAATTAAGAACACCTATGAATTCTATTATTGGTTTTACCAGTATTTTGCTTAAAGAATTTGCAGGGCCTTTAAATGAAGAACAGTTAAAACAAATAGGCATGGTGAAAAAAAGTGGTCAACATTTATTAGGTTTAATAAATGATGTACTGGATATTTCTAAAATTGAAGCTGGTGAGTTAAAAGTATCAAATTACCCTTTTAATTATGTGGTTTCATTACAAAAAACAGTTGATTTTTTAATACCTCAAGCTTTAAAAAAAGGATTGAACATTGAATCTGAAATTTCTGAAACTAATATACCCATAGTTAGTGATGAAAGACGCGTAGAACAAGTATTATTAAATTTACTTTCCAACGCTATTAAATTTTCAAATGAAGGGGTTATTCGAGTTAAGGTTGATGTTAAGGATAATTTAGTTGTTACTCAAGTCATAGATCAAGGTATTGGTATAAGTAAAAAAGACATTAATAAGTTGTTTGTTCCTTTTATTCAATTGGAAGGAGGCTTAAGTAGAAGTCATGAAGGTACTGGATTAGGTTTAGCTATTTCAAAAAATTTAATCTTAAAATTAGGAGGAACAATTCAGGTAGAAAGTAAGTTAGGTGTAGGTAGTACCTTTACCTTTACATTACCTTTGTAA
- a CDS encoding response regulator yields MNLSILIIEDNEQNMYMLSYLLKKSNYNVIKAYNGNDGLKLAHEHKPDIILIDIQLPDMDGYEICSKLAFNGLPKNTVYITVTSYAMGGDKEKSIEAGADGYIEKPIDPDIFVKQMESIYKTKN; encoded by the coding sequence ATGAATTTATCAATTTTAATAATTGAAGATAATGAACAAAATATGTATATGCTATCGTATCTTCTTAAAAAAAGTAATTATAATGTCATTAAAGCTTATAATGGAAACGACGGCTTAAAATTAGCGCATGAACATAAACCTGATATTATTTTAATTGATATTCAATTACCTGATATGGATGGTTATGAAATATGTAGTAAGTTGGCTTTTAACGGTTTGCCAAAAAATACCGTTTATATTACTGTAACCTCTTACGCTATGGGTGGAGATAAAGAAAAATCAATAGAAGCTGGAGCAGATGGTTACATAGAAAAACCAATAGACCCTGATATTTTCGTTAAACAAATGGAAAGTATCTATAAAACAAAAAATTAA
- a CDS encoding ATP-binding protein, producing the protein MKTILIVDDNIENLYLLRVILEKNGYLVVDAKDGKEGLSKLHHTKVDLIISDILMPIMDGYMFCQACKKEKDLKKIPFVFYTSTYTEKPDEEFALKLGAAKFIKKPIDHEALLFIVEDIFDKITSKKAYVRRARINDEEVLKLYSERLINKLEEKTLELKNEIVERKKAEQVLTHENQIMDLITENTKLDKILDHILINFESMHSDYFGSINVMQPDGIHLELMSAPSLPKGYRKAVKRVRIGEQVGSCGTAAFIKKPVIVSDIDIDPRWSNYKDIALKHHLKSCWSIPILSKSNEVLGTFAIYSNRVKMPSLDEINTLSFSVNLANIAIEKYNIAQEVKKIDESYQSLIEQASDAIITYSFDGTIHDFNKSACESLGYTSEEFKKLKTRDFVVGGLTEMPKSVEKMKSGDSLFIYRQLIRKDGSLIEAEISAKLQSDGKILGIARDITERKKAEVTLKEKNIELIKSNEELDRFVYSASHDLRAPLTSLRGLINISESGLYAEQDELKAHLKMMSQTIDKMDTFIEDILDYSRNTRTLVKNVKIDFDELIHFSCNNLKFMNVKLKHKTFVEVNQQVDFYSDKKRLEIILNNIISNAFKYYDENKKEHFIHISVNTDSEKAVIEIADNGVGIAKKHLNKIFDMFYRATKYSKGSGMGMYIVKETVDKLRGTINVESEINKETKFTIILPNTK; encoded by the coding sequence ATGAAAACCATACTCATTGTTGATGATAATATTGAAAACCTCTACTTGCTTAGAGTCATTCTTGAAAAAAATGGCTATTTAGTTGTAGATGCTAAAGATGGAAAAGAAGGTTTATCAAAATTGCATCATACAAAAGTTGATTTAATTATTTCAGATATTTTAATGCCAATAATGGATGGCTATATGTTCTGTCAAGCCTGTAAAAAGGAAAAAGATTTAAAAAAAATACCCTTTGTATTTTATACATCCACATATACAGAAAAACCTGATGAAGAATTTGCATTAAAATTAGGAGCTGCAAAATTTATAAAAAAACCGATTGATCACGAAGCTTTATTATTTATTGTTGAAGATATTTTTGATAAAATAACCTCTAAAAAAGCATATGTTAGAAGGGCTAGAATTAATGATGAGGAAGTTTTAAAACTTTATAGTGAACGTTTAATTAATAAATTAGAAGAAAAAACATTAGAATTAAAAAACGAAATTGTAGAACGAAAAAAGGCAGAACAAGTTTTAACCCATGAAAATCAAATCATGGATTTAATTACTGAAAACACAAAGCTTGATAAAATTTTAGATCATATATTGATTAATTTTGAATCAATGCACTCTGATTATTTTGGATCTATCAATGTAATGCAACCTGATGGAATACATTTAGAATTGATGTCAGCTCCATCACTTCCTAAAGGTTATCGAAAAGCTGTAAAACGTGTGAGAATTGGAGAGCAAGTTGGATCTTGTGGTACAGCTGCTTTTATAAAAAAACCAGTAATTGTATCAGACATTGATATAGATCCTCGATGGAGTAATTATAAAGATATTGCGTTAAAACATCATTTAAAATCTTGTTGGTCTATTCCTATCCTTTCTAAAAGTAATGAAGTGTTAGGTACTTTTGCTATTTATAGTAATAGGGTTAAAATGCCTTCTTTAGATGAAATAAACACTTTAAGTTTTTCTGTTAATTTGGCAAATATTGCTATTGAAAAATATAATATAGCTCAAGAGGTTAAAAAAATTGATGAATCATATCAATCTTTAATAGAACAAGCTAGTGATGCTATAATTACTTATTCATTTGATGGAACAATTCACGATTTCAATAAATCGGCTTGTGAATCTTTAGGTTATACTTCTGAAGAGTTTAAAAAATTAAAAACCAGAGATTTTGTTGTAGGGGGACTGACGGAAATGCCTAAAAGTGTGGAGAAGATGAAAAGTGGCGACTCTTTATTTATTTACAGACAATTAATTAGAAAAGATGGGAGTTTAATTGAGGCTGAAATATCTGCTAAATTACAAAGTGATGGTAAAATTCTTGGTATTGCACGCGACATTACAGAACGTAAAAAAGCAGAGGTAACCTTAAAAGAAAAAAATATTGAATTAATAAAGAGTAATGAAGAACTTGATAGATTTGTATATAGCGCGTCCCATGACCTAAGAGCACCTTTAACTTCTTTAAGGGGCTTGATAAACATCTCTGAGTCTGGATTGTACGCTGAACAAGATGAATTAAAAGCACACTTAAAAATGATGTCACAAACCATTGATAAAATGGATACGTTTATTGAAGATATTTTAGATTATTCTAGAAATACTAGAACACTGGTTAAGAATGTAAAAATTGATTTTGACGAATTAATACATTTTTCTTGTAATAATTTAAAATTTATGAATGTTAAGTTGAAGCATAAAACATTTGTGGAAGTAAACCAACAAGTAGATTTTTATTCTGATAAAAAAAGATTAGAAATTATCCTAAACAATATTATTTCCAATGCTTTTAAATATTATGATGAAAATAAAAAAGAACATTTTATACATATATCAGTAAACACAGATTCTGAAAAAGCAGTAATTGAAATTGCAGATAATGGGGTAGGCATAGCAAAAAAACATTTGAATAAAATTTTTGACATGTTTTATAGGGCAACAAAGTATTCTAAGGGTTCAGGAATGGGTATGTATATTGTAAAGGAAACGGTTGACAAATTAAGAGGCACTATAAATGTTGAATCTGAAATAAATAAGGAAACAAAATTCACAATTATTTTGCCGAATACTAAATAA
- a CDS encoding response regulator, whose product MNLEEVLLIDDNNIDNYINKFIVGKSKITTKITVQCSPVEALDYLKHMEGKFPKLIFLDIKMPEMDGFGFLEIFDKFPAQKKENCNIVMLTSSHNQFDIERANNNPYVKKYLIKPLDLTKLKDVLKDVFAYV is encoded by the coding sequence ATGAACCTAGAAGAAGTTTTGTTGATAGATGATAATAATATTGATAATTATATCAATAAATTTATTGTAGGAAAATCAAAAATAACAACTAAAATAACAGTACAATGTTCACCCGTTGAAGCGTTAGATTATCTTAAACATATGGAAGGTAAATTTCCAAAGTTAATTTTTTTAGATATAAAAATGCCTGAAATGGATGGTTTTGGTTTCTTAGAAATCTTTGACAAATTTCCAGCACAAAAAAAAGAAAATTGCAATATTGTTATGCTCACATCGTCACACAATCAATTTGATATTGAAAGAGCAAATAATAATCCTTATGTTAAAAAATATCTCATAAAGCCTTTAGATTTAACCAAACTAAAAGACGTCTTAAAAGATGTTTTTGCTTACGTATAA
- a CDS encoding glutaminyl-peptide cyclotransferase: MKIFKALTIIILGIIIISCGSNAGQKKNDFFIKTNANKGDISIDEDLNLSLDNKKNHTIDSVSFSLNGKKINATSSLKNKKLGKQTVEATVYFNNEKQVVSTSITILNNETPKIYNYKIINEYPHDITSYTQGIEFYNDTLYESTGQYKESKLRKVDYKTGKVIRNIDLADEYFGEGLTILKNKIYQLTWKEGTGFVYDVTTFEKLSSFKYGNSKEGWGLCNNDNVIYKSDGTEKIWLLNPETLVEEDYIQVYTNKGKIVGINEMEWIDGNIYANRYQKDGVAIINPKNGAIIGVIDFSPLKKLVTQHEGLDVLNGIAYNPETKTIFVTGKRWDKLFEVEIIKN; this comes from the coding sequence ATGAAAATATTCAAAGCTCTCACAATCATAATTTTAGGAATTATTATTATTTCTTGCGGTTCGAATGCTGGACAGAAAAAAAATGATTTTTTTATTAAAACCAATGCTAACAAAGGCGATATTTCAATTGATGAAGATTTAAATCTTTCTTTAGATAACAAAAAAAATCATACAATTGATTCGGTTTCCTTCTCCTTAAATGGAAAAAAAATTAATGCTACTTCTAGTTTAAAAAATAAAAAATTGGGGAAACAAACCGTAGAAGCTACCGTTTATTTTAACAACGAAAAACAAGTAGTTTCAACAAGCATTACAATATTAAATAACGAAACTCCAAAAATATACAATTATAAAATCATTAATGAATACCCTCATGATATAACTTCATACACACAAGGTATTGAATTTTATAACGATACTTTATATGAAAGCACGGGGCAATATAAAGAATCGAAACTTAGAAAAGTAGATTATAAAACTGGTAAGGTTATTAGAAATATTGATTTGGCTGATGAATATTTTGGAGAAGGTCTCACCATTTTAAAAAACAAAATTTACCAATTAACTTGGAAAGAAGGTACTGGTTTTGTTTACGATGTAACAACTTTTGAAAAACTAAGCAGTTTTAAATACGGTAATAGTAAAGAAGGCTGGGGTTTGTGTAATAATGATAATGTTATTTACAAAAGTGATGGTACTGAAAAAATCTGGCTATTAAATCCAGAAACCTTAGTTGAAGAAGATTACATTCAAGTTTATACCAATAAAGGAAAAATTGTAGGTATTAATGAAATGGAATGGATTGATGGAAATATTTATGCAAATCGCTACCAAAAAGATGGTGTGGCAATCATTAATCCAAAAAATGGGGCCATTATTGGTGTTATTGATTTTTCACCACTAAAAAAACTGGTTACTCAACATGAAGGATTAGATGTTTTAAATGGTATTGCCTATAATCCCGAAACTAAAACCATTTTTGTTACAGGAAAACGTTGGGATAAGTTGTTTGAAGTTGAAATTATAAAGAACTAA
- a CDS encoding SDR family oxidoreductase, producing MSKVVLITGGSSGIGKSIGEFLTEKGFKVYGTSRTPENYKNSQFDILTLDVKKIETISQAVQEIIRKEGRLDVLINNAGAGITGPIEEIPDAEIKANFETNFFGPINVIKAVLPQMRKQKAGLILNITSIAGYMGLPYRGIYSASKGALELVTEAFRMELKEFNIQMTNVAPGDFATNIAAGRYHAPLLNDSPYKKPYGDTLNLMNDHVDAGSNPYMMAEAVYKIMNTSTPKVHYKVGAFMQKFSIVLKRILPDKLYEKILMNHYKL from the coding sequence ATGTCTAAAGTTGTTTTAATCACAGGAGGTTCTTCTGGAATTGGTAAGTCTATTGGTGAGTTTTTAACAGAAAAAGGTTTTAAGGTTTATGGAACCAGTAGAACTCCAGAAAATTATAAGAACAGCCAGTTTGATATTTTAACTTTAGATGTCAAGAAAATTGAAACCATATCTCAAGCAGTTCAAGAAATTATAAGGAAAGAGGGAAGGCTTGATGTTTTAATAAATAATGCAGGAGCGGGTATTACAGGACCAATTGAAGAAATTCCAGATGCTGAAATTAAAGCTAATTTTGAAACTAATTTTTTTGGCCCCATAAATGTAATAAAAGCTGTATTACCTCAAATGCGAAAACAAAAAGCAGGCTTGATTTTGAATATTACATCCATTGCAGGCTATATGGGCTTGCCATATCGGGGTATATACAGCGCAAGTAAAGGAGCTTTGGAATTAGTAACTGAAGCATTTAGGATGGAACTGAAAGAATTCAATATTCAAATGACAAATGTAGCTCCTGGAGATTTTGCTACTAATATTGCTGCTGGACGTTATCATGCACCACTGTTAAATGATTCGCCATATAAAAAACCGTATGGTGATACTTTAAATTTAATGAATGACCATGTGGATGCTGGAAGCAATCCATATATGATGGCTGAAGCTGTGTATAAAATTATGAATACATCCACTCCAAAGGTGCATTATAAAGTAGGGGCGTTTATGCAGAAATTTTCTATTGTTTTAAAACGTATCTTACCAGATAAACTCTACGAAAAAATACTGATGAATCACTATAAATTGTGA
- a CDS encoding ABC-F family ATP-binding cassette domain-containing protein, whose protein sequence is MLSVSNLSVQFGKRILFDEVNTTFNNGNCYGIIGANGSGKSTFLKIISGKMEPTSGQVHLEAGKRMSVLEQNHNLYDEHTVLETILMGNKPLFEIKSEMDALYADYSDENADRIGELQVQFEEMNGWNADSDAAAMLSNLGIKEEFHYTLMKDLDGKQKVRVLLAQALFGSPDLLIMDEPTNDLDYETISWLENFLANYENCVIVVSHDRHFLDAVCTHISDIDFGKINHYSGNYTFWYESSQLAARQHAQQNKKAEEKKKELEEFIRRFSANVAKSKQATSRKKMIDKLNIADIRRTSRRYPAIIFERDREAGDQILNVEGLAASLDGEVLFKGIDLNLAKGDKVVVFSRDSRATTAFYQILNHKEKADAGKFDWGVTTTQSYLPLDNSEFFENNLSLVDWLRQWATTEEEREEVYIRGFLGKMIFSGEEALKKSNVLSGGEKVRCMLSRMMMVRANVLMLDEPTNHLDLESITAFNNSLKNFKGTMLFTTHDHEFAQTVANRVIELTPNGIIDRYTTFDEYMQDKKIKELRDKMYTVEV, encoded by the coding sequence ATGTTATCAGTATCAAATTTGTCTGTTCAATTTGGAAAACGCATTCTTTTTGATGAAGTAAATACCACCTTTAATAATGGCAATTGTTATGGGATTATAGGTGCAAATGGTTCAGGGAAGTCAACATTTTTAAAAATTATTTCTGGTAAAATGGAACCTACTTCAGGACAGGTTCATTTGGAGGCAGGTAAGCGTATGTCGGTATTAGAGCAAAATCATAATTTATATGATGAACATACCGTTTTGGAAACTATTTTAATGGGGAATAAGCCATTATTTGAAATAAAATCTGAAATGGATGCGCTGTATGCAGATTATTCTGATGAAAATGCAGATAGGATTGGAGAACTTCAAGTTCAGTTTGAAGAAATGAATGGTTGGAATGCAGATAGTGATGCAGCAGCTATGTTGTCAAATTTAGGTATAAAAGAAGAATTTCACTATACCTTAATGAAGGATTTGGATGGAAAGCAAAAAGTACGAGTGTTGTTGGCACAAGCTTTATTTGGAAGTCCAGATTTACTTATAATGGATGAGCCTACAAATGATTTAGATTATGAAACTATTTCTTGGTTAGAGAATTTTTTGGCTAATTATGAAAATTGTGTGATAGTAGTTTCGCATGATAGACACTTCTTGGATGCTGTTTGTACACATATTTCTGATATTGATTTTGGAAAAATCAACCATTATTCAGGAAATTATACGTTTTGGTATGAATCTTCTCAATTAGCAGCAAGGCAGCATGCACAGCAAAATAAAAAAGCTGAAGAAAAGAAAAAAGAATTAGAAGAATTTATACGTCGTTTTTCTGCTAACGTTGCAAAAAGTAAACAAGCTACTAGTAGAAAGAAAATGATTGATAAGCTAAATATTGCTGATATTAGAAGAACTAGCCGTAGATATCCAGCTATTATTTTTGAACGAGATAGAGAAGCTGGTGATCAGATATTAAATGTGGAAGGACTGGCAGCATCCCTTGATGGCGAAGTACTATTTAAAGGGATTGACTTAAACTTAGCTAAAGGAGATAAAGTTGTTGTATTCTCAAGAGACTCTAGGGCTACAACGGCATTTTATCAGATATTAAATCATAAAGAAAAAGCTGATGCGGGAAAGTTTGATTGGGGTGTAACAACGACGCAATCTTATCTACCATTAGATAATAGTGAGTTTTTTGAAAATAACTTGAGCTTAGTAGATTGGTTGCGTCAGTGGGCTACTACTGAAGAAGAACGTGAAGAAGTTTACATTCGTGGATTTTTAGGGAAAATGATTTTTAGTGGCGAAGAAGCACTTAAAAAATCGAATGTGCTTTCTGGTGGTGAAAAAGTACGCTGTATGTTAAGTAGAATGATGATGGTAAGAGCCAATGTACTGATGCTTGATGAGCCAACAAACCATTTAGATTTAGAAAGTATCACGGCCTTTAATAATTCCCTAAAAAACTTTAAAGGTACAATGTTATTTACGACCCATGATCATGAGTTTGCACAAACCGTAGCCAATAGAGTTATAGAACTTACTCCAAACGGTATAATTGATAGATATACTACTTTTGATGAGTATATGCAGGATAAGAAAATTAAAGAATTGCGTGATAAAATGTATACGGTTGAAGTATAA
- a CDS encoding DUF2007 domain-containing protein, whose product MNDSNYTIIYSGNLIIAQRIVSELKKANIHAIVKEQTESGLLIPVFGGSNSDYQELFVHKDELDKALPIVKNITSELQKD is encoded by the coding sequence ATGAATGACTCTAATTATACCATAATATATTCCGGTAATTTAATTATTGCTCAACGCATTGTCTCTGAATTAAAAAAAGCTAATATTCACGCTATTGTAAAAGAGCAAACAGAATCAGGCTTGCTTATTCCTGTATTTGGCGGCTCCAATTCAGATTACCAGGAACTTTTTGTACATAAAGATGAACTTGACAAAGCACTTCCTATCGTTAAAAATATTACTTCAGAATTGCAAAAAGATTAA
- a CDS encoding putative signal transducing protein: MRPLDFVKIFTGSSIIVQRVIFDLENTNIKPIVKDQTESARLAGFGGGLIPGFQQVFVHKDQLEKALPIIESITFELETQDHEFNH; the protein is encoded by the coding sequence ATGAGGCCCCTTGATTTCGTAAAAATTTTTACTGGAAGTTCAATCATTGTTCAACGTGTTATTTTCGATTTAGAAAACACTAATATAAAGCCTATTGTTAAAGATCAAACTGAATCTGCAAGATTAGCAGGATTTGGTGGAGGTTTAATTCCAGGGTTTCAACAAGTTTTTGTTCATAAAGATCAACTTGAAAAAGCACTTCCAATAATAGAAAGTATAACTTTTGAATTAGAAACGCAAGACCACGAATTCAATCACTAA
- a CDS encoding putative signal transducing protein, translating into MKTSNYIRVFMGDFISVQRIFLALESENICAIIKDESESARLAGFGASIQGVQEIHVHKDELKRATSIVENISSEMETQN; encoded by the coding sequence ATGAAAACGTCAAACTACATAAGAGTATTTATGGGAGATTTTATTTCAGTTCAACGCATCTTTCTTGCGCTTGAAAGTGAAAATATTTGTGCTATTATTAAAGACGAATCTGAGTCAGCTAGATTAGCTGGTTTTGGCGCGTCTATCCAAGGGGTTCAAGAAATACATGTTCATAAAGATGAACTAAAAAGAGCAACTTCCATAGTTGAAAATATTTCTTCTGAAATGGAAACTCAAAACTAA
- a CDS encoding phosphatase PAP2 family protein, with protein MSLTKYFLLIICIAFGLCSTAQNVDLITHTDTTSTWNLLKQDSKSTWGGIKHSTLRPIHWKGQDFKKLSFLLAGTAGLSLLDESANSYFIKQEQNAPKLLKDFGWYFGSPQNYFMVNAGLYGFGLFTKNEKIRKTSVLIISSSVTSGLIQSITKNVIGRARPNSGYDPYEFRFFSSEGDFHSFPSGHTILSITMAHAIAKQFNSSWSKVAVYSIGAIPPLSRLTANAHWLTDIAFSTAISIIVVDSIDKFLHKSQTYHSDKNNHKITWNLAFTPNQIGVIGRF; from the coding sequence ATGAGTTTAACCAAATACTTTTTACTTATCATTTGCATTGCATTTGGATTGTGTAGTACTGCTCAAAATGTAGATTTAATAACCCATACTGACACTACCAGTACATGGAACTTATTAAAACAAGATTCAAAAAGTACTTGGGGCGGTATTAAGCACTCCACTTTAAGACCTATTCATTGGAAGGGGCAAGATTTTAAAAAATTGAGTTTTCTGTTAGCAGGAACAGCAGGGCTTTCCCTTTTAGATGAAAGTGCAAATTCATATTTCATAAAACAAGAACAAAACGCTCCCAAATTATTAAAAGATTTTGGCTGGTATTTTGGAAGTCCTCAAAATTATTTTATGGTGAATGCTGGTCTTTACGGCTTTGGTTTATTTACAAAAAATGAAAAAATAAGAAAAACAAGTGTTTTAATAATTTCTTCTTCTGTAACCAGTGGTCTCATACAGTCCATTACAAAAAATGTAATAGGAAGAGCACGCCCTAACAGCGGCTATGATCCGTATGAATTTCGATTTTTTTCTAGTGAAGGAGATTTTCATTCTTTTCCTTCAGGCCATACTATTTTATCTATTACTATGGCTCATGCAATAGCAAAACAATTTAATAGTAGTTGGTCTAAAGTTGCCGTATATTCTATTGGTGCTATTCCCCCACTTTCTAGGCTAACCGCAAATGCACATTGGTTGACCGATATAGCATTCAGTACTGCAATAAGTATTATTGTGGTTGATAGTATTGATAAGTTTCTTCACAAAAGCCAAACTTATCATTCAGACAAAAACAATCACAAAATAACTTGGAATTTAGCGTTTACCCCTAACCAAATTGGAGTTATAGGTCGTTTTTAA